In Sphingobacterium zeae, one genomic interval encodes:
- a CDS encoding winged helix-turn-helix transcriptional regulator, which produces MYERKIIPNLNCGLDLIGEVLYGKWKIRLLWFIDQGYRRPSELQRKIPDASRRVLNIQLKELEDHGLITKKIYPVVPPKVEYSLTDFGKTLIPIISALGRWGDEHEELLRSLILNRLKSES; this is translated from the coding sequence ATGTATGAGAGAAAAATAATTCCGAACCTGAACTGTGGTCTTGATCTGATCGGTGAAGTGCTTTACGGCAAATGGAAAATACGTTTGCTCTGGTTTATTGATCAGGGATATCGACGACCAAGCGAATTGCAGCGTAAAATTCCGGATGCTTCGCGTAGGGTTTTAAATATTCAGTTAAAGGAGTTGGAAGACCACGGATTAATTACAAAAAAAATATATCCCGTTGTACCGCCAAAAGTTGAATATAGTCTTACGGATTTCGGCAAGACATTGATTCCGATTATTTCTGCATTGGGACGCTGGGGAGATGAACATGAAGAACTTCTGCGTTCTCTGATTTTAAATCGTTTAAAGTCGGAAAGTTGA